The sequence GCAACAGGGGACCGATTCGCTGGGTCTGTCGTCACCCTCCGGGATCGCCGTCCTCGATGAAACCATCCTCATCGCCGACACCGGCAACAATCGCATCGTCCGCTACCAGATGACCGCCGTCCCGGAGAACTGACGGCACTCTTGGGCAGGCACACAGGCCTGCCCCTACTGTAGAATCGCAATATGTTCGTAGGGGCGGCCCGGTGTGGCCGCCCGCAATGGATCGGCTGGCCAGATGCGCGCCAAAATCGCCTTGCCCGCCGCGCCGCAAATGCCGATAATCCCCCCGGCGCCGAAGTGGTGGAACTGGCAGACACGCTGTGTTCAGGGCGCAGTGCCCTTACGGGTGTGCGGGTTCAAATCCCGCCTTCGGCACCAAGAGATGCGAGCCCCGACCGCCCACCGGTCGGGGTTTTTGCTTGGCAGGTGTCAAACATGGGACAGCATTGCGTCGCGGAGTACATCTCCCTTTGGGAGAGGTCGATCCGCCAGAGGTGAATCGGGTGATGGAGATCGTGCCCTTGGCAGGTAAGAGTCAACGCGGCGCTCAACACCCGAATCGCAGTTCCACGCTCTTTCGGGTTCTGCTCTCACTGTCTGCACTCTGCCTCGCCTCCTGCGCCGGCGAGCGGCAGTTTGTCGGTGAGCGTCCCCCATTGACCGAACGCCAGCGCGATGCCGCCCTCAAGGCGCTCCTCGGTCCGGAGCGATTTGCCGAGTACGTGACGATCACCGACACCACCGAGTCGCGCGAATGGCTGCGCCGCTTCTGGACCGACCATGACCCGACTCCGACCACACCCGAAAACGAATTCCAGATCGACCATGAACGCCGCGTCTACCATGCCATCTACCTGTTTGGCACCGGCGGCAAAGGCGGTCCACCTTGGGACGATCGGGGAGAGGTATACATCCGTTATGGTCAACCCGATGAGCGCTTGATCCGACGGGTCGGTCCCGATGGCGACGAGGTCATCGCGCCCGGTGGTCGTGGGGGCGGTCGCGATGACGATCCGTTCATGACACCGCTCAACACCGAAGGCGCCGCCAGCGAAGTCTGGACCTACTACCGCTGGGACCAGTCCTTTCAGTTCGAAGACAAGCGTGGCTTCGGCTTCTATGAGTTGGTGCCGGTGACAGATCCCGAGGCACGGCGCCAGGATATGGGGGAGTTCTATGCCTCACGTCTGCGCGCCATCGATCTGCAACCGGCGATATACTACCACGAGTACGGCCGCAACTTGATCGACTACGCCCTCGATGTCGTTCGCTTTCGGGGCGAGGGCCGCCATTGGCGCGTCGATGTGAATCTCGGATACCCGCTCTCCGAGCTGGGACGAGACAGCGATTCT comes from Candidatus Zixiibacteriota bacterium and encodes:
- a CDS encoding GWxTD domain-containing protein translates to MEIVPLAGKSQRGAQHPNRSSTLFRVLLSLSALCLASCAGERQFVGERPPLTERQRDAALKALLGPERFAEYVTITDTTESREWLRRFWTDHDPTPTTPENEFQIDHERRVYHAIYLFGTGGKGGPPWDDRGEVYIRYGQPDERLIRRVGPDGDEVIAPGGRGGGRDDDPFMTPLNTEGAASEVWTYYRWDQSFQFEDKRGFGFYELVPVTDPEARRQDMGEFYASRLRAIDLQPAIYYHEYGRNLIDYALDVVRFRGEGRHWRVDVNLGYPLSELGRDSDSASISLRRTLVVRDQDQREVFGEEGLIHRLVGPVGPTHQLMVEQKTIDLPPGRFALAVTINDLCTGKTGTYIKTFRLPAYIVPEVQEISDIEMASFVWSIYEPGSLFVRGDHMVMPLPSRVYLPDQSLAFYFEVYNLLLDKQGKTQYEVSYVISAADGTEQLHQVEPGTLSSSTRQVSRVGTLDISTLPAGEYVLTIRVNDLVGKHERIALASFRKSD